The Lentzea guizhouensis genome contains a region encoding:
- a CDS encoding ankyrin repeat domain-containing protein, protein MRGDEPLASAVTAAIRGGDLAGLRRLLAGDAELARARIVDDSGGSRTLMHVLTDWPAKCPNGAQTVAVLVAAGADVNARFEGMHSETPLQWAASADDVEVLDALLDAGADIDADGAVIGGGTALADARAFAQWRAAHRLVERGARVTLTDAATLGLRDDLERLLPGATADEVDAAFWGACHGGQRECAERLLGLGAEVNWLPPWEPLTPFDAALRNGFDALAGWLRRHGGKHATKL, encoded by the coding sequence GTGCGCGGCGATGAGCCCCTGGCCTCGGCCGTGACGGCGGCGATCCGCGGCGGTGACCTCGCCGGGTTGCGGCGGTTGCTGGCCGGCGACGCGGAGCTGGCGCGGGCCAGGATCGTCGACGACAGCGGCGGGTCGCGGACCTTGATGCACGTGCTGACGGACTGGCCGGCCAAGTGCCCGAACGGTGCGCAGACCGTGGCGGTGTTGGTTGCGGCAGGCGCCGATGTCAACGCACGGTTCGAGGGAATGCACAGCGAGACGCCGTTGCAGTGGGCGGCCAGTGCCGATGACGTCGAGGTGCTCGACGCGTTGCTCGACGCGGGAGCGGACATCGACGCCGATGGCGCGGTGATCGGAGGTGGCACCGCGTTGGCGGACGCGCGCGCGTTCGCTCAGTGGCGGGCCGCGCACCGGCTGGTCGAACGAGGTGCACGGGTCACGTTGACCGATGCCGCCACCCTCGGCCTGCGAGACGATCTCGAACGGCTGCTGCCCGGCGCGACGGCGGACGAGGTCGACGCGGCGTTCTGGGGTGCGTGTCACGGCGGGCAACGGGAGTGCGCGGAACGCTTGCTGGGCCTGGGTGCCGAGGTGAACTGGCTGCCGCCGTGGGAGCCGCTCACCCCGTTCGACGCCGCGCTGCGCAACGGTTTCGACGCGCTGGCCGGGTGGTTGCGCCGGCACGGCGGCAAGCACGCGACGAAGCTCTGA
- a CDS encoding GAF and ANTAR domain-containing protein — translation MDERRHDRLTRLVTECGAGDRPTLARSLCAVVLRELPGVDGVAVVLHGSGQAEELVGASGTWAAGLAEAQYTLGEGPDPDVAGAGEPVLVGDLAAESARWPAFVEAATTGGLSSVFVFPLRIGGMVVGTLALYGRRPGNLPAQATADAVVLADLVAHVLLAQNEEMDDDDRLRMDVSYQEVNMATGMLAVQLQVGLDDALLRLRAHAFATGRSVRSVAKDVLARRIPLDRLAD, via the coding sequence GTGGACGAGCGACGGCACGACAGGCTCACCCGCCTGGTCACCGAGTGCGGCGCGGGGGACCGCCCCACGCTGGCCAGGTCGTTGTGCGCGGTGGTGCTGCGGGAGCTGCCGGGCGTCGACGGCGTGGCGGTGGTGCTGCACGGCAGCGGTCAGGCCGAGGAGCTCGTGGGGGCGAGCGGCACGTGGGCGGCCGGCCTCGCGGAGGCGCAGTACACGCTCGGCGAGGGGCCCGATCCGGACGTGGCCGGCGCGGGGGAACCGGTGCTGGTCGGCGACCTGGCCGCGGAGTCGGCGCGCTGGCCCGCGTTCGTCGAGGCCGCGACGACGGGCGGGCTGTCGTCGGTGTTCGTCTTCCCGTTGCGGATCGGCGGGATGGTGGTGGGCACGCTGGCGTTGTACGGCAGGCGACCGGGGAACCTGCCGGCGCAGGCCACCGCCGACGCCGTGGTGCTGGCCGACCTCGTCGCACACGTGCTGCTCGCGCAGAACGAGGAGATGGACGACGACGACCGGCTGCGGATGGACGTGTCGTACCAGGAGGTGAACATGGCCACGGGCATGCTGGCGGTGCAGCTGCAGGTCGGCCTCGACGACGCGTTGCTGAGGCTGCGCGCGCACGCGTTCGCCACCGGCCGTTCGGTGCGTTCGGTGGCGAAGGACGTGCTGGCCAGACGCATCCCGCTCGACCGGCTGGCCGACTGA
- a CDS encoding GAF and ANTAR domain-containing protein yields the protein MSHASPSAEDWSLDKGRFTADAEQAKRNGHAPMRDHGAPLGPLAQQFATLTCSLLDAATAQEVLQQVVRAAVLVVPGAELVSITLRSADGHFHTPVQTDRVAIELDQLQYDLHEGPCLDVAEPAGPAVVLAADLTVARAWPRFGPAAAARGMGAVLATALLPHVKPPRLSGALNVYSRRRDGLDETAQAASLLLATHASLALAHTHAVTAADLKVEQLRRAIDSRDVIGQAKGILMARRGLTADKAFDQLRHASQQLNVKLVEIAEAVASGRAGDLPDVPDPRRR from the coding sequence GTGTCGCACGCGTCACCGAGCGCCGAGGACTGGAGTCTTGACAAGGGCCGGTTCACCGCGGACGCCGAGCAGGCGAAGCGCAACGGGCACGCACCGATGCGCGACCACGGAGCTCCGCTGGGCCCGCTCGCCCAGCAGTTCGCCACCCTGACCTGCTCCCTGCTCGACGCCGCCACCGCGCAGGAGGTGCTGCAGCAGGTGGTGCGGGCGGCCGTGCTGGTCGTGCCGGGCGCGGAGCTGGTCAGCATCACGCTGCGCTCGGCCGACGGCCACTTCCACACGCCCGTCCAGACCGACCGGGTCGCGATCGAGCTCGACCAGCTGCAGTACGACCTGCATGAAGGCCCCTGCCTCGACGTCGCCGAACCGGCAGGGCCCGCCGTCGTGCTCGCGGCCGACCTCACCGTCGCACGGGCCTGGCCCCGGTTCGGCCCGGCCGCCGCCGCACGGGGGATGGGTGCCGTGCTGGCCACCGCGTTGCTGCCCCACGTCAAGCCGCCGCGGTTGTCCGGTGCGCTCAACGTCTACTCGCGCCGGCGCGACGGCCTGGACGAGACAGCCCAGGCGGCCTCGCTGCTGCTGGCCACCCACGCCTCACTGGCACTGGCGCACACCCACGCCGTCACCGCCGCCGACCTGAAGGTCGAGCAGCTGCGGCGGGCGATCGACTCGCGCGACGTCATCGGGCAGGCCAAAGGCATCCTGATGGCCAGGCGCGGGCTCACCGCGGACAAGGCGTTCGACCAGCTGCGGCACGCCTCACAGCAGCTCAACGTCAAACTCGTCGAGATCGCCGAGGCGGTCGCGTCCGGGCGCGCCGGCGACCTGCCCGACGTGCCCGACCCGCGGCGACGCTGA
- a CDS encoding ANTAR domain-containing response regulator → MDDKTTLPERPLTASDAGSRPDPVERLDEATAALSALQDNLSGEEPLDQVLQRLAETARAAVADADAVTVSVSPEDPRTAAATDRSLVEIDERQYDADRGPCLEAARTLKIVRAVVGENDDRWPEFEASASKHGVHAYLSVPVVFPASDDDDRDDDEHVASLNIYSYTAAAFDPFDESLMRLFTTAASAAVSNALRWQRSREHVGHLETALVSRAVIDQAKGVLMAVHSCGADEAFAMLVRRSQHENRKLRDVAQALLDSLTGR, encoded by the coding sequence ATGGATGACAAGACGACGCTGCCGGAACGCCCCCTCACGGCGTCGGACGCCGGCAGCCGGCCCGACCCGGTCGAGCGACTGGACGAGGCGACCGCCGCACTGTCGGCGTTGCAGGACAACCTGTCCGGGGAGGAACCCCTCGACCAGGTCCTGCAGCGGCTCGCGGAGACCGCGCGCGCGGCGGTGGCGGACGCCGACGCGGTGACCGTGTCCGTGAGCCCGGAGGACCCGAGGACGGCGGCCGCCACCGACAGGTCGCTCGTGGAGATCGACGAACGGCAGTACGACGCGGACCGCGGCCCCTGCCTGGAGGCGGCGCGCACGCTCAAGATCGTCCGCGCGGTCGTCGGCGAGAACGACGACCGGTGGCCGGAGTTCGAGGCCTCGGCGAGCAAGCACGGGGTCCACGCGTACCTGTCGGTGCCGGTGGTGTTCCCGGCGTCGGACGACGACGACCGCGACGACGACGAGCACGTGGCGTCGCTCAACATCTACAGCTACACGGCCGCCGCGTTCGACCCGTTCGACGAGAGCCTGATGCGGCTGTTCACCACCGCGGCGAGCGCGGCGGTCAGCAACGCGCTGCGGTGGCAGCGTTCCCGCGAGCACGTCGGCCACCTGGAGACGGCGCTCGTCTCGCGGGCGGTCATCGACCAGGCCAAGGGCGTGCTGATGGCGGTGCACTCCTGCGGCGCCGACGAGGCGTTCGCGATGCTCGTCCGCCGGTCGCAGCACGAGAACAGGAAGCTGCGCGACGTCGCGCAGGCACTGCTCGACAGCCTCACCGGGCGTTGA
- a CDS encoding fasciclin domain-containing protein codes for MNKTVRNTVLAAGAVSLALFGAACGSGDMASSSSSTAPTSATSMAPSSQAMADPAANLVGPGCADYAKQVPSGAGSVSGMAADPVAVAASNNPLLTTLVSAVSGKLNPKVNLVSTLNGAEFTVFAPVDSAFAKIDAATIEKLKTDDALLTKILTYHVVPGQITPDKIAGDQKTVQTGTVKVTGSGNALKVNDANVVCGGVKTANATVYLIDSVLMPA; via the coding sequence ATGAACAAGACCGTCCGCAACACCGTCCTCGCCGCCGGCGCCGTTTCGCTCGCACTGTTCGGCGCGGCGTGCGGCTCGGGCGACATGGCGAGCAGCAGCTCCTCGACCGCTCCCACCTCGGCGACCTCGATGGCGCCGTCGTCGCAGGCGATGGCCGACCCGGCCGCGAACCTGGTGGGTCCCGGCTGTGCCGACTACGCCAAGCAGGTCCCGTCCGGCGCCGGTTCCGTCTCGGGCATGGCCGCTGACCCGGTGGCCGTCGCGGCGAGCAACAACCCGCTGCTCACGACGCTGGTCAGCGCCGTGTCGGGCAAGCTCAACCCGAAGGTGAACCTGGTCTCGACGCTCAACGGTGCCGAGTTCACGGTGTTCGCGCCGGTCGACTCCGCGTTCGCCAAGATCGACGCCGCGACGATCGAGAAGCTCAAGACCGACGACGCGCTGCTGACCAAGATCCTGACCTACCACGTGGTTCCCGGCCAGATCACGCCTGACAAGATCGCCGGCGACCAGAAGACCGTGCAGACCGGCACCGTGAAGGTGACCGGTTCGGGCAACGCGCTGAAGGTCAACGACGCCAACGTGGTCTGCGGTGGCGTGAAGACCGCGAACGCGACCGTCTACCTCATCGACTCGGTGCTGATGCCCGCCTGA
- the sigK gene encoding ECF RNA polymerase sigma factor SigK: MPKLERSLHSLPPEPGGPAEPSADDLLPLVARGDEAAFEKLYDVVSGSVFGLIRRVVRDQAQSEEVFQEVMLEVWRTATRFDPARGSAMTWMMTLTHRRAVDRVRSAQAASNREEHVARLDPARPFDEVSEQVSGRLEQRQVRRCLSFLTGLQRESVLLAYYQGYSYPEVASLLGLPLGTVKTRMRDGLIRLRDCMGVTG; this comes from the coding sequence ATGCCGAAGCTCGAGCGGTCGCTGCACAGCCTGCCGCCGGAGCCCGGCGGACCGGCCGAGCCGTCCGCCGACGACCTGCTGCCCCTGGTCGCGCGCGGCGACGAAGCCGCGTTCGAAAAGCTCTACGACGTGGTGTCCGGCTCGGTGTTCGGCCTGATCAGGCGGGTTGTGCGGGACCAGGCGCAGTCGGAGGAGGTGTTCCAGGAGGTGATGCTCGAGGTGTGGCGGACCGCGACCAGGTTCGACCCGGCCAGAGGCAGCGCGATGACCTGGATGATGACGCTGACCCACCGCCGCGCCGTCGACCGCGTCCGTTCCGCCCAGGCGGCGAGCAACCGCGAGGAGCACGTGGCCCGCCTCGACCCGGCCAGGCCGTTCGACGAGGTGAGCGAACAGGTCTCCGGCCGGCTCGAACAACGCCAGGTGCGCCGCTGCCTGAGCTTCCTGACCGGGCTGCAGCGCGAGTCCGTGCTGCTCGCCTACTACCAGGGCTACTCCTACCCGGAGGTCGCGAGCCTGCTGGGCCTCCCGCTCGGCACGGTCAAGACGAGGATGCGCGACGGCCTGATCCGGCTCCGCGACTGCATGGGGGTGACCGGATGA
- a CDS encoding lysoplasmalogenase — protein MKKQAYALAAVVDSIAALRRPNRVRRVTKTALMPALAVATPPRDPAMALGLAGSWAGDVALLGDSDQAFRTGLVSFLAAHVGYTTALARRSQPGSRGAVLPIVAASSAGAWLFGRAAGPLGRPVALYALTLGTMVAAASTARGTGARRVVCGATLFLLSDALLGSSRFVLSGRTARVASAGVMPTYTAAQWLLHTGFARGGSADGEPA, from the coding sequence ATGAAGAAGCAGGCCTACGCGCTGGCCGCGGTCGTGGACTCGATCGCGGCCCTGCGCCGCCCCAACCGCGTGCGCAGGGTCACCAAAACAGCGCTGATGCCCGCCCTCGCGGTCGCCACCCCACCCCGTGACCCGGCCATGGCACTCGGCCTGGCCGGTTCGTGGGCAGGCGACGTGGCCCTGCTCGGCGACTCCGACCAGGCCTTCCGCACCGGCCTCGTCAGCTTCCTGGCCGCCCACGTGGGCTACACCACAGCCCTGGCCCGCCGCTCCCAGCCAGGCTCGCGCGGCGCCGTCCTCCCGATCGTGGCCGCCTCCTCCGCCGGAGCTTGGCTGTTCGGTCGCGCTGCCGGTCCGCTGGGACGTCCGGTGGCCCTGTACGCGCTGACCCTGGGGACGATGGTGGCCGCCGCCTCAACCGCCCGCGGCACCGGTGCCCGGCGAGTTGTCTGTGGCGCAACGCTCTTCCTGCTCTCGGACGCCCTGCTGGGGTCGAGCCGGTTCGTCCTTTCCGGACGAACGGCCCGAGTCGCGTCGGCCGGGGTGATGCCGACGTACACGGCCGCGCAGTGGCTGCTGCACACCGGGTTCGCGCGAGGGGGTTCGGCGGACGGGGAGCCCGCGTAA
- a CDS encoding glycoside hydrolase family 64 protein, whose protein sequence is MRTRTKWLSALAALVAATSAAVAIAPAQAIGPDLLPLNVTNNSGRSEAVHLYVLGTDIRNGRLGYVNQAGTFTPWSPGGNPPTPAPDVSIAGPGLGGTATLRVPRFISGRVYMSFGEKLKFFLTPDGLVQPAPWASGDPNSGILFDWSEFTYNDAGLWLNSSQVDMFAVPHAVTVTGASGATKKTGELKSGGRDAVINGIRNQAGWAGSIMSRPDGTVLRVLAPGKAADVGNFDRNYLDPYITQAWNAYTGKTLTVQPFGDRPDVKYFGRTSGNTMNFTNTAGQQVASFAKPSTSNVWGCDGALHAPNDQVIGPIARTLCAALHRTTLGRIDTQPGGGPADFYQGTITNHYSRLVHQNMVDGKAYGFAFDDVQAQESLVHDGDPRSAGIILTPFSGSSNPQPTLGSIVSNWHNKCIDVPNWNFADGQRLIVWDCTGGTNQKFEFVNGTLRTENNKCVDVAWGSTANGAAVQLATCSGNPAQQFVLNGAGDLVNPQANKCVDIAEWNPNNDAVLHMWDCVGGANQKWRRG, encoded by the coding sequence ATGCGTACTCGAACGAAGTGGTTGAGCGCGCTCGCCGCACTGGTGGCGGCCACGTCGGCGGCTGTCGCGATCGCGCCCGCCCAGGCGATCGGCCCCGACCTGCTGCCCCTCAACGTCACCAACAACAGCGGCCGGTCCGAGGCCGTGCACCTGTACGTCCTGGGCACCGACATCCGCAACGGACGCCTCGGGTACGTCAACCAGGCGGGCACCTTCACGCCGTGGTCGCCCGGCGGCAACCCGCCCACGCCCGCACCGGACGTGTCGATCGCCGGCCCCGGCCTCGGCGGCACCGCCACGTTGCGCGTGCCCAGGTTCATCTCCGGCCGCGTCTACATGTCGTTCGGCGAGAAGCTGAAGTTCTTCCTGACGCCCGACGGCCTGGTGCAGCCCGCGCCGTGGGCGTCCGGCGACCCGAACAGCGGCATCCTGTTCGACTGGAGCGAGTTCACCTACAACGACGCGGGCCTGTGGCTGAACAGCTCCCAGGTGGACATGTTCGCCGTGCCGCACGCCGTCACGGTGACGGGCGCGAGCGGCGCCACGAAGAAGACGGGCGAGCTGAAGTCCGGCGGCCGCGACGCCGTCATCAACGGCATCCGCAACCAGGCGGGCTGGGCCGGCTCGATCATGTCCCGCCCGGACGGCACGGTGCTGCGCGTCCTCGCCCCCGGCAAGGCGGCCGACGTCGGCAACTTCGACCGCAACTACCTGGACCCGTACATCACCCAGGCCTGGAACGCGTACACGGGCAAGACGCTGACCGTGCAACCGTTCGGCGACCGCCCCGACGTGAAGTACTTCGGCCGCACCTCCGGCAACACCATGAACTTCACGAACACCGCCGGCCAGCAGGTCGCCTCGTTCGCCAAGCCCTCCACCTCGAACGTCTGGGGCTGCGACGGCGCCCTGCACGCCCCCAACGACCAGGTGATCGGCCCGATCGCCCGCACCCTCTGCGCCGCCCTGCACCGCACCACGCTCGGCCGCATCGACACCCAGCCCGGCGGCGGCCCCGCGGACTTCTACCAGGGCACCATCACCAACCACTACTCGCGCCTGGTGCACCAGAACATGGTGGACGGCAAGGCCTACGGCTTCGCCTTCGACGACGTGCAGGCCCAGGAGTCCCTGGTGCACGACGGCGACCCGCGCTCGGCCGGCATCATCCTCACCCCGTTCAGCGGCAGCTCCAACCCCCAGCCCACGCTCGGCAGCATCGTCAGCAACTGGCACAACAAGTGCATCGACGTGCCGAACTGGAACTTCGCCGACGGCCAGCGCCTGATCGTGTGGGACTGCACCGGTGGCACGAACCAGAAGTTCGAGTTCGTCAACGGCACCCTGCGCACCGAGAACAACAAGTGCGTGGACGTGGCCTGGGGCTCCACCGCCAACGGCGCCGCCGTCCAGCTCGCCACCTGCTCGGGCAACCCGGCCCAGCAGTTCGTGCTGAACGGCGCCGGTGACCTGGTGAACCCGCAGGCGAACAAGTGCGTGGACATCGCGGAGTGGAACCCGAACAACGACGCGGTCCTGCACATGTGGGACTGCGTGGGTGGCGCCAACCAGAAGTGGCGCCGCGGCTGA
- a CDS encoding S8 family serine peptidase, with amino-acid sequence MRLARCITVALLAVGLLSPPATAQAAPEPAGSGAPPADVITLISGDEVVVSEKGELVRVEGRPGMTFAQYVQNGHQYVVPADAVAEVAQNRIDKRFFDVTALHAYGYTDAKTDRIPLLDNGFRAAGVVKKEEAAQRWTQRGVTALGGGKLWLDGKARTTLDVSVPMVGAPAAWEAGFDGTGVTVAVLDTGYDQQHPELKDVVAVARDFTTQGVQDNDGHGTHVASTIAGRGEKFRGVAKGAKLAVGRVCELDGCPESAIIAGMEWATREVSAKVVNMSLGGYESDGTDPLSQRVNQLTAETGALFVIAAGNYGGWQKVSTPAAADAALAVANLTKSGEVHESSSRGPRAGDLVMKPDIAAPGENIVAARAAGTRPDQAVDDLHSQLSGTSMAAPHVAGAAAILLQRNPSIGAAELKARLMTTAKPLAFSPDDGGTGLVDVGRAVSQQVTADAGSLSFGLVTWPHTEPVTKTITYRNSGDQPVSLALQHDLGARFTVAPSVVVPANGSASVDVVLDPGKGLGAFSGRVRATAAGVELTTSAGGTVEPERHGLSLKVTGRDGKPVGNGWVVLVDLATKDSSVLELGQDGTLSARLPVGDYAVLARFAEGTQGRTWYAPASVTDVSGKVSTAADVSVHLDLRQARPISFELDDSRVTPLYRLTTMKVPVNPAFRDSIWSKVDGRVPVYGLSFGEPVPGLAYDTLLVAAQPKITTTSGLPVNYFTDSPYLPQGDHTYDVVERGSADVRGKMVVVRSGDEFPFIVARQLKQAGATAVLWAGPPGMEFFDRAELPVITVAEHLASQIPARLTLRALTTSSVSYTLHQGEKGALPAGKTYRVQRSGLAEVRARYYTSGADSTVTTRNYPVVGGVLNPDLFIEEPLGSPATRTEYFSPGRWYNEGAVGRFSDGDDALTHSWANLKAAQYEPGRHYERSTQRGVAAPRLGKAEAPWPKGGGVYRLHPHLHADISPFGTSTAVESRVLNSSVHMELKCDGVSLGTDFLYNSRFYAPARDGRYTLDLHATRDRVALSTDVRTTWEFSSPADGKLPLLEIDYALPLDQRNSWKAGVPMPAKFTAARQAGAGKADIVDLRAYASFDDGATWVPVAGLVQAGGTPGGFVSLRVTARDSEGNTVDQTVLRAYRLRA; translated from the coding sequence GTGCGCTTAGCGCGTTGCATCACGGTCGCACTGCTCGCCGTCGGGCTGCTGAGCCCACCGGCGACCGCGCAGGCGGCACCGGAACCCGCGGGGTCCGGGGCACCACCGGCCGACGTCATCACGCTGATCAGCGGTGACGAGGTCGTCGTGAGCGAGAAGGGCGAGCTCGTCAGGGTCGAGGGCAGGCCCGGCATGACGTTCGCCCAGTACGTGCAGAACGGCCACCAGTACGTGGTGCCCGCCGACGCCGTCGCCGAGGTCGCGCAGAACCGGATCGACAAGCGGTTCTTCGACGTCACCGCCTTGCACGCATACGGCTACACCGACGCCAAGACCGACCGGATCCCGCTGCTGGACAACGGGTTCCGGGCCGCGGGCGTGGTGAAGAAGGAGGAAGCGGCACAGCGCTGGACGCAACGTGGCGTGACCGCGCTGGGCGGCGGGAAGCTGTGGCTCGACGGCAAGGCGCGGACCACGTTGGACGTCAGCGTCCCGATGGTGGGCGCGCCCGCCGCGTGGGAGGCCGGGTTCGACGGCACCGGCGTCACGGTCGCGGTGCTCGACACCGGCTACGACCAGCAGCACCCCGAGTTGAAGGACGTCGTGGCGGTCGCCAGGGACTTCACGACGCAGGGCGTCCAGGACAACGACGGGCACGGCACGCACGTCGCCTCCACGATCGCCGGGCGCGGGGAGAAGTTCCGCGGCGTGGCCAAGGGCGCGAAGCTCGCGGTCGGGCGGGTGTGCGAGCTCGACGGGTGCCCGGAGAGCGCGATCATCGCGGGCATGGAGTGGGCCACCCGCGAGGTCAGCGCCAAGGTCGTCAACATGAGTCTTGGCGGGTACGAGAGCGACGGCACGGATCCGTTGTCGCAGAGGGTCAACCAGCTCACGGCGGAGACGGGCGCGTTGTTCGTGATCGCGGCGGGCAACTACGGCGGCTGGCAGAAGGTCAGCACGCCCGCGGCCGCCGACGCCGCGCTGGCCGTGGCGAACCTGACCAAGTCCGGTGAGGTCCACGAGTCGTCGTCACGCGGGCCACGGGCGGGCGACCTGGTGATGAAGCCGGACATCGCGGCACCCGGCGAGAACATCGTGGCCGCCCGCGCGGCCGGCACGCGCCCGGACCAGGCCGTCGACGACCTGCACTCGCAGCTGTCCGGCACCTCGATGGCGGCACCGCACGTGGCGGGTGCGGCGGCGATCCTGCTGCAGCGCAACCCCTCGATCGGCGCGGCCGAGCTCAAGGCGCGGCTGATGACCACGGCGAAGCCGCTCGCGTTCTCGCCCGACGACGGCGGCACCGGCCTGGTGGACGTCGGCCGCGCGGTCTCCCAGCAGGTCACGGCGGACGCGGGCAGCCTGTCGTTCGGCCTGGTGACCTGGCCGCACACCGAGCCGGTCACGAAGACCATCACCTACCGCAACTCCGGTGACCAGCCGGTGTCCCTTGCACTGCAACACGACCTGGGTGCCCGCTTCACCGTCGCGCCGTCCGTCGTCGTGCCCGCGAACGGGTCGGCGTCGGTCGACGTCGTGCTGGACCCCGGCAAGGGCCTCGGCGCGTTCTCCGGACGGGTGCGGGCGACCGCGGCGGGTGTCGAGCTGACCACGTCGGCCGGCGGCACCGTCGAACCGGAACGACACGGGCTCTCGCTGAAGGTGACCGGCCGCGACGGCAAGCCCGTCGGCAACGGCTGGGTCGTCCTCGTCGACCTGGCCACGAAGGACTCGTCGGTGCTGGAGCTCGGCCAGGACGGCACGCTCTCCGCCCGCCTTCCGGTCGGCGACTACGCCGTGCTCGCCCGTTTCGCCGAAGGCACGCAGGGCCGCACCTGGTACGCACCCGCGTCGGTGACCGACGTGTCCGGCAAGGTGTCGACCGCCGCGGACGTCTCCGTGCACCTCGACCTGCGGCAAGCGCGCCCGATCTCGTTCGAGCTGGACGACTCGCGGGTGACGCCGCTGTACCGGCTGACGACGATGAAGGTGCCGGTCAACCCGGCCTTCCGCGACTCGATCTGGTCCAAGGTCGACGGCCGGGTCCCGGTCTACGGCCTGTCGTTCGGCGAACCGGTGCCCGGCCTCGCCTACGACACCCTGCTCGTCGCGGCACAGCCGAAGATCACGACCACCAGCGGTCTGCCGGTGAACTACTTCACCGACAGCCCCTACCTGCCGCAGGGCGACCACACCTACGACGTCGTCGAACGCGGAAGTGCCGACGTGCGCGGCAAGATGGTGGTGGTGCGGTCCGGCGACGAGTTCCCGTTCATCGTGGCCAGGCAGCTCAAGCAGGCCGGTGCGACCGCGGTGCTGTGGGCGGGCCCGCCGGGGATGGAGTTCTTCGACCGCGCCGAACTGCCGGTGATCACGGTGGCCGAGCACCTCGCGTCCCAGATCCCCGCGAGGCTGACGTTGCGCGCGCTGACGACGTCATCGGTCTCGTACACCCTGCACCAGGGCGAGAAGGGCGCGCTGCCGGCCGGGAAGACCTACCGCGTCCAGCGTTCCGGGCTCGCCGAGGTCAGGGCGCGCTACTACACCTCCGGCGCCGACAGCACCGTGACGACCCGCAACTACCCGGTCGTCGGCGGCGTGCTGAACCCCGACCTCTTCATCGAGGAACCGCTCGGCTCACCCGCCACCCGCACCGAGTACTTCTCGCCGGGCCGCTGGTACAACGAGGGAGCGGTCGGCCGGTTCAGCGACGGGGACGACGCCTTGACGCACTCGTGGGCCAACTTGAAGGCGGCCCAGTACGAACCGGGCCGCCACTACGAACGCTCGACCCAGCGCGGGGTCGCCGCACCACGCCTCGGCAAGGCGGAGGCCCCGTGGCCCAAGGGCGGTGGCGTGTACCGCCTGCACCCGCACCTGCACGCGGACATCTCCCCGTTCGGCACGAGCACCGCGGTGGAGAGCAGGGTGCTGAACAGCAGTGTCCACATGGAACTCAAGTGCGACGGCGTCTCGCTGGGCACGGATTTCCTCTACAACAGCCGTTTCTACGCACCCGCACGCGACGGCCGCTACACCCTGGACCTGCACGCGACGCGTGACCGGGTGGCGCTCTCCACCGATGTGCGCACCACGTGGGAGTTCTCCTCACCGGCCGACGGCAAGCTGCCGCTGCTGGAGATCGACTACGCCCTGCCGCTCGACCAGCGCAACAGCTGGAAGGCAGGCGTGCCGATGCCCGCGAAGTTCACCGCCGCACGCCAGGCGGGCGCGGGCAAGGCCGACATCGTCGACCTGCGCGCGTACGCGTCGTTCGACGACGGTGCCACCTGGGTGCCGGTGGCCGGTCTCGTGCAGGCGGGGGGAACGCCGGGCGGCTTCGTGTCGTTGCGCGTGACCGCCCGTGACAGCGAGGGCAACACCGTCGACCAGACGGTGCTGCGCGCGTACCGCCTGAGGGCGTGA
- a CDS encoding VOC family protein, with the protein MIGRWHGLVIDCPDPQGLAEFYEKVLGMVRVQDDGGFVVIGDAPDRPGLAFARVEGWQPPKWPDESATMHLDVRVDDLDAAGAQALALGARRLPGGGERFHVYADPAGHPFCLVSW; encoded by the coding sequence ATGATCGGACGTTGGCACGGCCTGGTGATCGACTGCCCTGATCCGCAGGGCCTCGCGGAGTTCTACGAGAAGGTGCTCGGCATGGTCCGGGTGCAGGACGACGGCGGGTTCGTCGTCATCGGCGACGCCCCCGACCGGCCAGGGCTGGCGTTCGCGCGGGTCGAGGGGTGGCAGCCGCCGAAGTGGCCGGACGAGTCGGCGACCATGCACCTGGACGTCCGGGTCGACGACCTGGACGCCGCCGGTGCGCAGGCGCTCGCCCTCGGCGCGCGGCGGTTGCCGGGCGGTGGCGAGCGCTTCCACGTCTACGCGGACCCCGCCGGCCACCCGTTCTGCCTCGTCTCCTGGTGA